In one Alkalinema sp. FACHB-956 genomic region, the following are encoded:
- the opcA gene encoding glucose-6-phosphate dehydrogenase assembly protein OpcA — translation MTPTPSAPVVPLQAPKDVSLGQIQAELDAIWTTYEKPSADGSTLGAMKATTFTLVVYEPEETQQLLAELGYYTGPIDGIGGPRMDAAIRAAQQRYGFDVNGKASSALLDKLRREVAVCRGIDVQEGDTCNLSLYSRDAQGSGLADAIAAQNPCRIISLFPGNGSDEGVAAQVSAYCPIQKRASNTLVCCEYITLKGTEPALERVTGLVNSLMISELPSFFWWKGSPNLDQDLFQNLAKSCTMLIVDSSRFMTDGEQDLARLQQLRNDGVQVADLNWRRLAPWQELTAEAFDAPERWQGLLEIDRVTIDYERGNATQALMFLGWLASRLNWQPLTYNKEGGDYDIQRITFTNEMGKAIEAELAAIPTADPGVVVGDLLDLRLTSTNPDADCCTVLCSETTGCMRMESGGGAQSCWVNQVTSLGDEKAETLLSEQLRSTMRDLLYEDSLAIVAKIVNL, via the coding sequence ATGACTCCTACTCCTTCTGCTCCTGTGGTTCCTTTACAAGCCCCGAAGGATGTTTCCCTCGGACAAATCCAGGCGGAACTGGATGCAATCTGGACAACCTATGAAAAACCCAGCGCAGATGGTTCAACGCTGGGGGCTATGAAGGCCACAACGTTTACGTTAGTGGTTTACGAACCGGAAGAAACGCAGCAATTATTAGCGGAGTTAGGCTACTACACAGGGCCGATCGATGGCATTGGGGGGCCTCGGATGGATGCGGCGATCCGAGCGGCCCAACAGCGCTATGGCTTTGACGTGAATGGGAAGGCGTCTTCTGCGTTGTTGGATAAGTTGCGGCGGGAAGTTGCCGTGTGCCGGGGCATTGATGTGCAGGAGGGGGATACGTGCAATCTGTCGCTGTACAGTCGGGATGCCCAGGGTTCGGGGTTAGCAGATGCGATCGCGGCACAAAATCCCTGTCGCATTATTTCGCTGTTTCCGGGGAATGGCTCCGATGAGGGGGTTGCTGCTCAGGTTTCGGCCTATTGCCCCATTCAAAAACGGGCGTCTAATACGCTGGTATGCTGTGAGTACATTACGCTGAAGGGAACGGAACCGGCCTTGGAACGGGTGACGGGGTTGGTCAATTCCTTGATGATTAGTGAGTTACCCAGCTTTTTCTGGTGGAAGGGGAGTCCAAATTTAGATCAGGACTTGTTTCAAAACCTAGCGAAGAGTTGCACGATGCTGATTGTGGATTCCAGCCGGTTTATGACCGATGGGGAGCAGGATTTGGCGCGGTTGCAGCAGTTGCGCAATGACGGGGTCCAAGTAGCGGATCTGAACTGGCGGCGGCTGGCTCCGTGGCAGGAACTGACGGCGGAAGCATTTGATGCGCCGGAGCGGTGGCAGGGGCTATTGGAGATCGATCGGGTGACGATCGACTATGAGCGAGGCAATGCAACACAGGCCTTGATGTTTTTGGGCTGGTTGGCGAGTCGGTTAAATTGGCAGCCGCTGACCTATAACAAGGAAGGGGGCGATTACGATATTCAACGGATTACGTTTACGAATGAGATGGGGAAAGCGATCGAGGCGGAGTTAGCGGCAATTCCGACGGCAGATCCCGGTGTGGTGGTGGGGGATTTGTTGGATTTGCGTTTGACTTCGACGAATCCAGATGCGGATTGTTGTACGGTGCTGTGTTCGGAGACGACGGGCTGTATGCGGATGGAGTCTGGCGGTGGGGCGCAGTCCTGCTGGGTGAATCAGGTAACTTCGTTAGGGGATGAGAAGGCAGAAACTTTGTTGAGTGAGCAGCTTCGCAGTACGATGCGGGATTTGCTGTATGAGGATAGTTTAGCGATCGTGGCTAAGATTGTGAACCTGTAG